The genomic region AACGACACTGCTTTCGTTTCGGCAACGagcgccgtccgcagccacggTCATCGTCGtcggtattaaaaaaaaaagaaaacacgaAGAGAATGACAGAAAGAAAGTTGCAATCGCGACTCGTAGGTGATGGAGGTAAAAAGGAGAGACGAGGCGATGAATGCGTTTTGTATGACGCAcgagaaacgaaaaaaaaaaagaaaaagaatttaacgCGTTGGCCAAATGGGTCGCATAGTGATACTGAAACAGCGGAAGAGAATCGTACGAAGGATACCTTTATTCGTAAATCGTTTAGCTAGTTAGAagcttttttaaacattttttctacgCAAACTATACGTCCACGGTATCCTTCCTACGATGCAACTCCGTGTAAATTGGGAAATATGGTGACGAAACAAGATTACGATATTCAACGTGTCTTTATGGCTCTTACGGTGTCATTGCGATAATCTGAAACGACGACGATATATGTCATTATTTGCTACGCGATTGAGCGTGTTCTGGATCGTTTATTCGGCTGCTACGTGTCCCAATGATCGGGTCACATTACTCAAGTTTGCTGACGTTCACGCGCACTCGGACACGATCGAGATTAATGGATTGGCAACTAAAGCCGACCCATGTGCTTCCAGTACTCTTAAGCCGCGAGGGTACGAAGATCCTTTTCATTTCGAGGAGGAACTTTTCCGATCGAGCCATCTTCTTcttcccctcttttttttttttaatcgatccGCCAACACTATACAACACAAACAGTGCCAACGATCGTATCCTAGTGCGCGCGcgagtgtgtgtatgtgtgcgtgtgtgtgcatggtgcatataatatgttaaaaaagaaaaagagagagagagaatgtgagagaaagagagagagaaagctagAGAGACGAAAGATACACGCATCTCAAAGCTCAAACAGCGGCTCGCGCGGAGGACCGATCCGAGAATTTGCTTCTCCGGCGAGCTGGcgtcattatatataaatataaatatatatataaatatatatacatttatataattctttatatacattGTACCCTCCTCTGATGATAATACTTAACGATAACGATGTTCTATACGTTTGTACGAAAGTATAGCTGTTAAGAGAACGAGATGAGAGATAATCGCCCGTACCAGTTCTCCAGTCTCAAAGTATTGCGTTAAAAAAGAGAAAGCGATAGAATCCTACGGGATCTCTTTCCAAGTCAATTATTTATCTCGATAACGATGATGCTCGACTCGCACAATCGTCGTTTAATAACGAAAGCAACGTCACGCTTTGAGACTCTGGAACACTGTAGGCACTCTTTAGTGTAATAAATAGAAcgaatgttttatatatatattgtcgcACGAAATACTGCGCATACTGTCTGTATAATAATCGAACGAAGATGAGTCAACGTTCGGTCTTCCTGATATCAGCGGCCCGTTAATCCTAgttaatcatttattaataattaagccCGTATCTGCCCAGGGGAGAACAGCTTCTCGCGAAGAACTATCATGAAagcgtttttcactttttcttcACGTAAAGGATCTCTTTCGACTTGAAAGACCAACGTATTCATGGAGCTTCCACGACAACTCGATCGTGATATACAGAGTGGCCATATTATTACTGTCACTGTTCTCAGACGTGAACGAAACAATGCAACTCCCATGCAATaatcgataataaatttttgatatacgtacgaaacgttttttttttttgtgttttatgaTCATAATGAAGTTACGATAAAAATGATCAGCACTGCGACATTCTCCCGTCGAGAAAAAGTTGAGCCCAAATTTCAAATGCTACGATAATTAGGTGAAAGTAATTACAGTGATGGTAAAGTATCTGAGATGAATAAGgcttacttaatttattttatttttttaaaatctattaaacagaattttttaaaagagtttggtaataataatcgaGTTTTAgtgaaattatttcactaaagcTTAGTAACTATCATCtaggcttgattattattaataaacgctTGTCTTAATATattagagtttttaaaaaataaaattaatgaaatggcTTTAATCAGCCTACGTACCTTACAAAATTttgcgcgttttttttttataacgtgcATTCGACAAAAGATCAATGCCATATTTCTTAATTAGTTAAGAAAACATCGATGAAAGCGCGTGATCTCGCGTTTGTCTTCCATCacgatgaaattttattacactgGCGCATTTTTGCGGCGAGCAAAGTGAGACTCTGCGCACAATGTAGggatattagatattagaaataagaattatatataaaaaagttttagaatcagtttcctcaataaatattgaatgtaaTACACAAATGATATTACTAAGatataagatataaatgtattatacgaAATATcacataacttattatttatctatagagTTTATTGTGAAAACTAAAACTCTAGCTCCTATTTTTAATagctaatattttttcattgtgCGTAGGGCTTAACTAAAATGATTTGCTCAAGGCTCATTGAAAGTTTCGCGGTTGTAGTCGAGTCAGCTCTTCCCAAGCCAATACTCTCTAGCGATTGTAGTAATTCCAAACCTAGTATTTATATCTCGAATATCAATCCTCTTTCTCCATTTCATACAATCATAGCGAGTAATAATTATCAAAGGTAAATATGAATGTCGAGTGTTTACGATAATAAGTACGATATTATGCATATAGCTGTAATGGCGTAAGGTATACATACCGTGCTGGATATACGTAGAACGCATGTAAGACTAGTATCGAAGTGTTGGTTGAAGCAGCGAAAAGCGTTTGAGGGATATACGTACGTACGCGTAAGTGTTTACACGCATAAACCGGCCAATTTCTATCCGTTTAACCGCGTTAATCCTCTCATACAGCACACCTTATCCGAGGGACCTCCAGGTAGAACACAGAAGTCATGATATAATCATCATTTGTTACTCGACATCataatatcgatattaatataaatttattgatttataagtGATAAATAAATGATGTCACTATCCCACACAGCATAAACCTAGGGACGTTTCCCAATGAGAAATAACCTATCGAATCGACATTGAATTTCAGTTTGATTTCGATATCGAATGGATATCGATTCGACACTATCATTTTTTAGTCTGGTCTTGGGACATCTTTGGTTAAAGTGTGCTGTGTGTAAGATACATTGAGAGATTTCCTTATAATCCGTGATTATTGAAGATGACTACAGTAGCAGAAGGATTTGAATATGCGCGCGCACTCGCAAAGCAGTATGGCGCATGATGCGACAGAATACTTGAATTTGCGACGGACTTCTCGATGCCTCTTCCTTGCACGTAAGTACGATCGCAGTCGCGCGGTGCTAATATAATTCGACATCGTTTGCCGTGTATTATACTATGTGATAAACGGGATAAACGACAGCGAGtcaggagagaaagagaaagaaagaggatgAGAGAGTAAGTCCCGACGATGCCAACTACATGGAATTAAGTTAGGTTCGACAGTACGTGCTAGTATAAAGTGTccttttttatgaataaaagattttgtatGTCAGTCTGTGTACCTTTTGTGCGCCTCGTACTTTTTGTCAATACAAATAATCCGCGCATTCTCATTCGATTGCGTGtcaatgaaaaattgtaatttcgCACAAAACACtggtaacaataatttttttgtaggtCAAATTGCTTTGCAATGCTAGTTGGTTAAAcgtaaaattgcataaattattcGATTAATCAGCATGGAGAGCATATTATTCAGTTCCTATTTTGCTCTGACTAGACTAATTAAGAAGGATCTGGAAATGTAAagagtatatttatttttcgattCAATTTGTTAATACCACGCGACCAAGTAAGTATATGAATCTCCAatttaaagtaatgaaaagtTCGAATCATTTACTTACATTAATGGTTTGAATATTTCGTCCGCCTGGAGTTCCAGGTTCAGGGCTGCCAACATCAGGAGACGAATTGCTGTGTTGCTGTGATGGACCGGCCACGCGAGTAGTTCCGCAAGAAGTATATGAATAGATATTACGCTATTTTTATGTGGATTGTCTACAAGacaaagaaatgaaaataaaaacatacaTTTCCGAAAAATAAATGTAGCAACGAGATGTGTAATTGTGAAAGTATTTCAAATTGGATCTTGAACGCCGTCGAGTGAAGGGCTATGTTTCTAGACAATTCGCGTTGGCAACACGTGTTTTGACGCATTGTCAAAGTAGTGGTATCGCCTCTCGGTGTACATACGCGCGAGGTAGGACTATCGTGTTCCGCGATTTTCGAGTGAAATACGCAAAGGAATTATTGTCAACAAACGATGGAGGCCGGTGCGAGTACGGGTACTCGTACGACACGGTTTATGATGGAGGGCGTCGGCGCCCGAGTGATTCGTGGACCGGAATGGAAATGGGGAAAACAGGTTAGAACGAGAGAGGTTAACTTTGATAAACGCGATTTTTTCGAGACAACGCGATATTCTGTTTCCGCAGGATTAATCGCAACAAATGCTCCCGTGCTTTTCATCCCCTGTTAcggttgttaaaaatttttttcaagaaaattgcgtttgaaaaaaaactaatttgatTCGCAGCAAGGTTATTCCAACATTGTTTATTCATGtaacatttcatatttaattggATTATAGATTGCCTTGTACTTacctaaattattattagattttacaatattttacataaatgtatgTGATTTTTAATGCACAAGTAATTGTACAATGATAGGAGCAACATTGGTTTTTTTAATCATGTATTGTACTGGCAAACATAACCATGTTGTTAGGAAGTTTTCATGAATTAGTAACtgatattaatcaataattaaaggATGTTTTAATCATTGTTTTTCAATCATGTTTAATAGGATGGTGGAGAAGGTCATGTAGGAACTGTTAGAAATTTCGAATCACCAGAAGAGGTTGTAGTTGTCTGGGACAATGGTACAGCAGCTAATTATCGATGTTCCGGAGCTTTTGATCTGCGTATATTAGATTCTGCACCAACGGGAGTGAAGCATGATGGCACAATGTGTGATACTTGTCGCCAGCAGCCGATCTTTGGCATAAGATGGAAGTGCGCTGAATGTGGCAACTACGATCTTTGTTCCATTTGCTATCATGGTGATAAACATCACTTGCGACATAGATTTTTTCGTATTGCTACACCAGGAAGTGAAAGAGTTCTCTTAGAGCCTCGTAGGAAAAGCAAAAAggtataaacaataaattttaatttaatttgaatattacttgctgtattttgttttattaatacaaaatgataaagtataatacaacaaaataataaaatttttaatatagattgcAATTCGTGGTATATTTCCTGGTGCACGAGTTGTACGAGGCGTGGATTGGCAGTGGGAAGATCAAGATGGTGGAAATGGTCGGCGGGGAAAAGTTAATGAAATACAAGACTGGTCTGCAGCTAGCCCACGGTCAGCAGCTTATGTTATCTGGGATAATGGTGCCAAAAATTTGTATAGAGTTGGATTTGAAGGAATGgttagtattataatattaattgctttatattataaataactttatattagtACATGTATGCTTTTATATCTAGGCTGATTTAAAAGTGGTCAATGATGCAAAAGGACAAACGGTATATAGAGATCATTTGCCATTACTGGGTGAGCAAGGTCCAGGTCGGACAGGACCTCACGGTCTACAAATTGGTGATCAGGTAAATAATTATCAGAAGTGCTGTGACTTCGTTGCAGTTTGATAGCGTGTGTTctttatgatttatataaatatggaacTTACAGTTTTAATCAGTTCCGAATGATCTATTTATGTCCATTTTTAccaatttaaattgtttttaatcttGATTTAGTTCtatgaattagaaaaagataaaatgtaagTTAAACCgacattaaagttaatttatattggtTGAAGTGGACATTAGAAGGGTTTTTGTGGCAAGATATTTTGACATTGCCTTCAGAGAAATAATgcataacaaaatttaatatttcttatatggATTTGGATTTGAATCCAAGTCTTTGATAAAGAGTAAATGCACGACCTTCTATGCCACAATTGCGCACATAAATTTTGCATCCTTGGTTCTAAAGGAACATAACTCGaattgaattagaaaaaattgagttttttacaaaaaggggaaaatcttttttttttttttaatttgacagaAAGTTATTGATTAatcataataaaagaataatattcttttttgctgatattatttgattaataattttctgttaaaaaatattttttttcgttttcctGAAAAACCTAATTTTTTAAGTTGTGTTAATTTTGATGCAAGGATGcgacatatatgtgtatatatatctttcaaGTTGATTCTTCACAACTGAAAATTCTGATCTCCACTTGCATGTTTATACATGTTCCATAGTGATTGTCTTGACAAAAATACTCTTGATGGTTTGTCATTATCTTTTGAGAggtgattaaaaattaaaaatttaacatgttATGGATGAATTAATTTGAATCTGGATCTTTGGCATAAAGAGTAGACATGAAACTTTTATGCTATAGTTattacgatatatatatatatacacacaaatttaaaaatatatatttttttaatatctgcaGGTTAATGTCGATTTGGAATTAGAAATTGTACAATCATTACAACATGGCCACGGAGGCTGGACAGATGGAATGTTTGAATGCCTGGGCACTACAGGAACGGTCGTCGGTATCGATGAAGATCATGACATTGTTGTTTCTTATCCAAGTGGTAATCGATGGACTTTTAATCCTGCTGTGCTCACTAAAGTTCAGATACCCGTCCCTGTTACTTCAAGTACCGACAATCAAATATTTGCTGTTGGAGATTTGGTTCAAATATGTCatgatatagaaaaaattaaactacTTCAGCGTGGCCATGGGGAATGGGCAGAAGCAATGGCTCCagtaagtattatttaataataaaagtatgtatatatacttttattattaaaatatttatatatgtatgtaagaataataaaatttgaatttaattttatttatttttatattttatgtttaattctgAATGATCTTTTTTAGACATTGGGAAAGATAGGTAGAGTCCAGCAGATATATCACGATGGAGACTTAAAAGTAGAAGTTTGTAGTACATCATGGACATATAATCCTCAAGCTGTTACAAAAGTGGCTAGTAGCGACGGAAGTGTCCCAGGAAATAGTAGTGGTGGTACGTGCAATAAACTGAACTAACTAGCTATTTCATGAATCATAATTTCTAGTTTAATATGTGCTGCAATCATTGCTTTATGTTTCAGAACGATTATCAGcactattaaagaaattattcgaGACACATGTGTCCGGTGACGTCAATGAAGAATTAGTAAAAACGGCAGCAAATGGCGACGCTGGTAAATGCGAAGAGTGTTTAAAACGACCAGAAGCCGATGTTAACGGTGTATTTGCCGGCCATACTGCCTTACAAGCTGCGAGTCAAAACGGTCATTTAgaagttattaaaattcttctCCGGTTCAACGCGGATGTTGAAATGGAAGtaagtatattttacaaattgattaaagatttcagatatatatatattagactGCATTTACTTATATctgtgtttttgaaaaataggaCAAAGATGGTGACAGAGCGGTACATCACGCTGCCTTTGGAGATGAGCCAGGTGTTATGGCACTTCTCGCTGGTGCCGGCGCCGACCTAAACGCTCGAAATAAAAGACGTCAGACTGCTCTTCACATTGCGGTTAATAAAGGACACGCTGGTGTTGTGCGAACTCTGTTGGAATTAGGCTGCCATCCAAGTCTACAGGTAAGTgcatgcaatttattattttatactagcaaTGATTATCTagcatttattttcaaaatactgtgccttattaaatatttattatatactgtGCAAGTTGAAAATTACGGTgccaaatatattttacatatatgttaaaaaatattttaactataagaCTCGGTGAATAATAGTTCtattttattcatgtaaatttaggtaattataataattaataattttatttacactaGATATAGagttagattattttaatattgttaaagataCAATGACGAACAAGATAAAGTTTACTATTTTGCTGAAAAGTCTATTGTACTGTAGAAAACAAGTATTTGACAGatgaacaatatattaatattttattaataattatggtCAGATAAATTACATAGAGTCGACTCCTCGCGCGCGGTATACATGTAGCTTAAATTCTGTTTATACAGTTGCGAAGTAAATCAACGACTTAGAGAAAACCGCGGGTTTATTGTAGGAGATTGTACTGGAATGAAATCTCGTGAAATATAACCATAGGCGGAGGTTTCGGTGGTGGGCCGCAAGGGAGGATAAAGGAAAGAGGGTAGGGgttgtttattttattcttgaacTGTCTGAACATGATATATTTGTGGTATTCCGCCCTCCAATGATTTATGCCGGTCTGAAACTACGTAAACGAACACCTCCTGCTACAAccctttttcctctctctttcaaCATTTTGCTTCGTTTTCCTTCTCTCGTTTTGATCCGATGATGTACGATTCTTTTCTGAGCATATAACGTAATAATATGATGGCTAATGTGCTTAATCTGTAACCAATTAAGTTTTTCATTTCAATAAGACTGCCGAAGCGTTATACTTTACAAGATTATACTTACAAGGTTGTACTTTAGAAACGTTAGACTTACAAGGAAatgttttaaacttttcttaaaattttttttatccgcaattatatttattatttataattattaaattaaaaaaaaaccaattactaaatttataaaagttaattaaaaagaaacagagaaaagtatttttacGCAATTGtcttttaattagatattttatattctgtttgcaaatttatatgatataattgttatacacacattgaagatataaaaatatttttctctttcttcctttttatgaaagttttttttataaagtcgAATATGTAATGGCACCGTACGCGTCTTACttggaataaagaaaataaatttgaatctaAGGCGCAAAGTAGATGTAACAAAAgtaaagaaaacagaaaaaaaggaaaaaggagagagaaagaaggagagaagaGTTGCGAAgggtaaaaggaaaaaaatgggTATTGTTGAAGGAGAGAGATTCCAATCAGGATATATCGGCATATATATATTACCTTTCTTGCTTCGATATTTGAGAGCGAAGTCTGCTGACGGGTATAACCGCACGCAgctgtattttattattgatggCATCGGAGATGCTTGTGAATCTTCCTCGCATTAAACGATCAACCGTGTGGATGTTTATTGATATTGCAAATACTTAAAGCATTGACGTATAACTATATTTTCTCATCTTTACATCCGCGGTCGTATTACAttcgatttatttttcttttgctttgtATATTCACTTccattgtttaatatatattacgcgaagtaaaatataacatatatttggCTTTCATCATTTTACGCCGACCATTTCTCATCGTTTTTTGATACGACGCGATATTTGCGCACGAGCGCCGGATATGCGAATGTGAATTAGTGTTAATTCACCTTTGTTACACGGGTATCTCCTCATTTGCAGGAGACTTAATTAATTCAGTTATCTGCCTCGAGGAAGCCTCGAATTCCACCTGCGTTACGAGTGTCGCGGGATTGTGTTTGAGAATACGTGTTGCGCATAATCAAGACGCGCTGTGTATATTTGGTGCTCCAGCAATGGGGTATAACACTGCGCGGATCCCTATTTCCCTTCGAAACAATTCGAAACCTGAAGACAACTAGAAACGTTTTCTGCGATAAACAACATTTACGTGCTCGGCATTTATTGACAaccgcttttttttttacttttttacattttttttctaaacttatTCTAGAACCTGAAAAGATTTTccaattctgaaaatttttcactttttaatttagaaacatgcgatttttaattttaaaatagtttgaTAATACTTTATCAAGCACGTAGCAATTCGTTAGAAGAGTTTgttagaaaaatgtatataagtaattacattaaattatcgCAAAAGCTTTTTCTTATAGCGGCCGCCAACAGTTTAGAGAAGTAATTAAGAAAGTTAGGCAATAGCCTTCTCATTTTCATAATCACCGCACAAAATGGTATAAATTAACAGTAAATGTAAATCAACAATGTTTTTACGCGGTGCCAGGGTGTATTGCGACCGTCGTGAAATACCGTTCACATATTTCATCAGACCAGGAACATAAGACTCGCGAAAATATGCTTGCATTAGCGCTTGCAGAATTACGGTTCATGTCTGTTTCTTCTCAGCTACGCTTTCATTCCGCATTTACAGCCGACATTTGcataattgctttttttaagcgataagaaatttcttgatgaaaaattatttaggaGCTGTGTACGGAACTCTAagcttttaaagaattttaacttatttttacgagaatctctttttttttctctttcatagacgaagattgtaaaattatattgatgtattattatttttattcgatcTTTGGATGTAACTTTTGTTCTATGGTAATAGTCGACGATTTTGTTACGATCTTATTTCATTCCCTCGTAGAAGTTTtcgaaagaaaactttttttttccgcGTTGCAACGCCGAGCGTACTTTTcgcgaagaaataaaatttcaacgatCACGTACGTATGTACCAGACAAGAAAGGCAGACTTTCGCGTTCGGCACGTGCGCGAAATTCCGACAAGTCGATCCGACAATACCGGTGTGGGCGGCGGGAGGGAATGGAAGGACGAGGAGAATTTTTGCGATCGCGCTATCATCCTGTCTGCTTCGTTGAAGGATCGGACTAATCGAAATACCGGACGTCTTTGGAGCTACCGTGCGTGTGTATGCGAGTGTGTCGGTGAATCCTGCGGGTGTAGCAACCTCTCGTTGCTATACTGTTAAAATCGGGCTAGTCATCCTTACGGCTTCCGCTGTTCATTTCGGGATATCGGGAGGAAAAATATCGAGA from Solenopsis invicta isolate M01_SB chromosome 7, UNIL_Sinv_3.0, whole genome shotgun sequence harbors:
- the LOC105205406 gene encoding E3 ubiquitin-protein ligase MIB1 encodes the protein MEAGASTGTRTTRFMMEGVGARVIRGPEWKWGKQDGGEGHVGTVRNFESPEEVVVVWDNGTAANYRCSGAFDLRILDSAPTGVKHDGTMCDTCRQQPIFGIRWKCAECGNYDLCSICYHGDKHHLRHRFFRIATPGSERVLLEPRRKSKKIAIRGIFPGARVVRGVDWQWEDQDGGNGRRGKVNEIQDWSAASPRSAAYVIWDNGAKNLYRVGFEGMADLKVVNDAKGQTVYRDHLPLLGEQGPGRTGPHGLQIGDQVNVDLELEIVQSLQHGHGGWTDGMFECLGTTGTVVGIDEDHDIVVSYPSGNRWTFNPAVLTKVQIPVPVTSSTDNQIFAVGDLVQICHDIEKIKLLQRGHGEWAEAMAPTLGKIGRVQQIYHDGDLKVEVCSTSWTYNPQAVTKVASSDGSVPGNSSGERLSALLKKLFETHVSGDVNEELVKTAANGDAGKCEECLKRPEADVNGVFAGHTALQAASQNGHLEVIKILLRFNADVEMEDKDGDRAVHHAAFGDEPGVMALLAGAGADLNARNKRRQTALHIAVNKGHAGVVRTLLELGCHPSLQDSEGDTPLHDAISKKRDDMLALLLDHAADITLTNNNGFNALHHAALRGNPSAMRVLLSKLPRPWIVDEKKDDGYTALHLAALNNHVEVAEQLARAGKADLDLQNVNLQTALHLAVERQHTQIVRLLVREGANLNVADKDGDTPLHEALRHHTLSQLRQLQDVQDVGRLLMGLGTQGQDKKSSSFIACFLAAHGADLELKNKKGQTPLDLCPDPNLCKTLTTCHKDKESHDIEAIVPSAAIDECLVCSDGKREMLFSPCGHVACCNACAPRVKKCLICRENVLSRVKIEECVVCSDRKAGVLFRPCGHMCACESCAALMKKCVQCRSQILHMVPLSVCCGGGGDVTYVKGCNTSGTIVEVKADPEEEPTPSNNTVAGEALLMNNGSRDTSHSDIQKLQQQLQDIKEQTMCPVCLDRLKNMIFLCGHGTCQMCGDRMSECPICRKSVDKRILLY